Proteins from a genomic interval of Youhaiella tibetensis:
- a CDS encoding Rne/Rng family ribonuclease, with protein sequence MPTKRMLVDAIHPEETRVVVTSGNRLEEFDFESAQRQQLRGNIYLAKVTRVEPSLQAAFVEYGGNRHGFLAFSEIHPDYYQIPVADREALLRDEEHDDDHHDHEPSAAAAEAAAETSISLPAGVSEPDAEADTQDMEGAHSHIEEAPVSNEPVESVGGGDTVEDEVPERRRSNNARKYKIQEVIKRRQVMLVQVVKEERGNKGAALTTYLSLAGRYSVLMPNTARGGGISRKITNAADRKRLKEITADLDVPQGMGVILRTAGASRTKAEVKRDYEYLLRLWENVRNLTLRSQAPSLVYEEGSLIKRTIRDLYNKDIDEVWVAGDNAYREAKDFMRMIMPSHAKNVQQYRDDQPLFSKYNVENQLDAMFSPQVTLPSGGYLVINPTEALVSIDVNSGRATKEHNIEDTALQTNLEAAEEIARQLRLRDLAGLIVIDFIDMIENRSNRAVERKLKDCLKNDRARIQVGRISHFGLMEMSRQRIRFGVVESSTHKCPLCEGTGLIRSVESVALMVMRHVEDTVLRRPGQSINVRVPMDVALYILNTKRDTLTALEEKYRLSITITADAKLTGTQFNIEKGETRVHHYSEQTATNTDHVRVDTAAMDEVIEDEEVEETEGAEEEVSARSSENGGEGDSRRRRRRRRRGGERGEGERHAQPQQRQAPESDAEGDEDEGDEEAAGEEANASQRDENGEPRKRRRRGRRGGRRNRRENGEQFENAENGEAPAAEAVAEAEPAEAAAEAPVVEAVAEAPAPEPVVAEAEAATPAEEVVAEKPKRTRTRKKAAPAEEAPAAEAVAPAAEAVAEEPAAEAKPKRTRTRKKAAAAEEAVAAPAVTETAPAAEPEGAAEAPAEPEKKSRKKALPPDEIIVSSTSAPEAPAAEEQPKKKAGWWQRGFLGS encoded by the coding sequence ATGCCAACCAAGAGAATGCTGGTGGATGCCATCCACCCGGAAGAAACGCGCGTTGTAGTCACTAGCGGAAATCGGCTCGAAGAGTTCGATTTCGAGTCTGCCCAGAGGCAGCAGCTGCGAGGCAATATCTACCTCGCCAAGGTTACCCGAGTGGAGCCGTCCCTGCAGGCGGCGTTCGTTGAATACGGCGGCAACCGTCACGGTTTCCTCGCCTTCAGCGAAATTCATCCCGACTACTACCAGATCCCCGTGGCCGACCGCGAAGCCCTGCTGCGCGACGAAGAGCACGACGACGACCACCACGACCACGAGCCCTCCGCCGCAGCCGCAGAGGCCGCCGCCGAGACGTCCATCAGCCTGCCTGCCGGTGTCAGCGAGCCTGACGCCGAGGCGGACACGCAGGACATGGAAGGCGCGCACAGCCACATCGAGGAAGCTCCCGTCTCCAACGAGCCGGTCGAGAGCGTCGGTGGCGGTGACACGGTCGAGGACGAGGTCCCCGAGCGCCGTCGCAGCAACAACGCGCGCAAGTACAAGATCCAGGAAGTGATCAAGCGCCGCCAGGTGATGCTGGTGCAGGTCGTCAAGGAAGAGCGCGGCAACAAGGGCGCGGCCCTGACCACCTATCTCTCGCTCGCCGGTCGCTACTCGGTGCTCATGCCCAATACCGCCCGTGGCGGCGGCATCTCGCGCAAGATCACCAACGCGGCCGACCGCAAGCGCCTCAAGGAAATCACCGCCGATCTCGACGTGCCCCAGGGCATGGGCGTGATCCTGCGCACGGCCGGCGCCTCGCGCACCAAGGCCGAGGTCAAGCGCGACTACGAATACCTGCTGCGGCTCTGGGAGAACGTGCGCAACCTGACGCTGCGCAGCCAGGCGCCGAGCCTGGTCTACGAGGAAGGCTCGCTCATCAAGCGGACCATCCGCGACCTCTACAACAAGGATATCGATGAAGTCTGGGTGGCGGGCGACAACGCCTACCGCGAAGCCAAGGACTTCATGCGCATGATCATGCCCTCGCACGCCAAGAACGTGCAGCAGTACAGGGACGACCAGCCGCTGTTCTCCAAGTACAACGTGGAGAACCAGCTCGACGCGATGTTCTCCCCGCAGGTGACCCTGCCCTCGGGCGGCTACCTGGTGATCAACCCGACCGAAGCCCTGGTTTCGATCGACGTGAACTCCGGTCGCGCCACCAAGGAACACAATATCGAGGACACCGCGCTCCAGACGAACCTGGAGGCGGCCGAGGAAATCGCCCGGCAACTGCGCCTGCGCGACCTGGCGGGCCTGATCGTGATCGACTTCATCGACATGATCGAGAACCGCTCCAACCGGGCGGTGGAGCGCAAGCTCAAGGATTGCCTCAAGAACGACCGAGCGCGCATCCAGGTCGGCCGCATCAGCCATTTCGGCCTGATGGAAATGAGCCGCCAGCGCATCCGCTTCGGCGTTGTCGAAAGCTCGACCCACAAGTGCCCGCTCTGCGAGGGCACGGGCCTCATCCGCTCGGTGGAAAGCGTGGCCCTGATGGTCATGCGCCACGTGGAAGACACCGTGCTGCGCCGCCCCGGCCAGTCGATCAATGTCCGCGTGCCGATGGACGTGGCGCTCTATATCCTCAACACCAAGCGCGACACGCTGACCGCGCTCGAGGAAAAGTATCGCCTCTCGATCACCATCACGGCCGACGCCAAGCTGACCGGCACCCAGTTCAATATCGAAAAGGGTGAAACGCGCGTCCATCACTACAGCGAGCAGACCGCGACCAACACCGACCATGTGCGCGTGGACACCGCCGCCATGGACGAGGTCATCGAGGACGAGGAAGTCGAAGAGACCGAAGGCGCCGAGGAAGAAGTCTCCGCCCGTTCCAGCGAGAACGGTGGCGAAGGCGACTCCCGCCGTCGTCGTCGCCGCCGCCGCCGTGGTGGCGAGCGCGGCGAGGGCGAGCGCCATGCCCAGCCCCAGCAGCGCCAGGCGCCCGAAAGCGACGCCGAAGGCGATGAGGACGAAGGCGACGAGGAAGCTGCCGGCGAAGAGGCCAATGCCTCCCAGCGCGACGAGAACGGCGAGCCGCGCAAGCGCCGCCGCCGCGGTCGCCGCGGTGGCCGTCGCAACCGTCGCGAGAACGGCGAGCAGTTCGAGAATGCCGAGAACGGCGAGGCTCCTGCGGCAGAGGCCGTAGCCGAGGCCGAGCCGGCTGAAGCCGCCGCCGAGGCACCGGTCGTGGAAGCAGTGGCCGAAGCCCCTGCCCCCGAGCCGGTGGTTGCCGAGGCCGAGGCCGCCACGCCCGCCGAGGAAGTGGTTGCCGAAAAGCCCAAGCGCACCCGCACCCGCAAGAAGGCCGCTCCGGCCGAGGAAGCCCCTGCCGCCGAGGCCGTTGCTCCCGCAGCGGAAGCTGTCGCCGAGGAGCCGGCTGCCGAGGCCAAGCCCAAGCGCACCCGGACGCGCAAGAAGGCGGCCGCCGCCGAGGAAGCCGTTGCCGCTCCCGCCGTGACCGAAACTGCGCCCGCAGCCGAGCCGGAAGGGGCCGCCGAAGCGCCGGCCGAACCGGAAAAGAAGAGCCGCAAGAAGGCCTTGCCGCCCGACGAGATCATCGTGAGCTCGACGTCGGCACCGGAAGCCCCCGCCGCCGAAGAGCAGCCCAAGAAGAAGGCCGGCTGGTGGCAGCGCGGTTTCCTGGGCAGCTGA
- a CDS encoding helix-turn-helix transcriptional regulator produces the protein MSRTERLLELLQILRRHRNPVPGHALAQELGISMRTFYRDIATLQAQGADIEGEPGMGYVMRPGFTLPPLMFSVEELEALVLGSRWVARRADDPSLGSAAANALAKIAAVLPGELRREVEAATLLVGPRTQPVDLVDARLIRDAIRQEHKLAITYGETARTIWPFAIGFFDHVRIVVAWCELRNDFRHFRTDRITAIKAVDERYPRRRAALLKEWRQTQGIPPDSGP, from the coding sequence TTGTCCCGCACCGAACGCCTGCTCGAACTGCTGCAAATCCTGCGCCGACACCGCAACCCGGTTCCCGGCCATGCCCTGGCGCAGGAACTTGGCATCTCGATGCGCACCTTCTATCGCGACATCGCCACGCTCCAGGCGCAGGGCGCCGACATTGAGGGCGAACCCGGCATGGGCTATGTAATGCGCCCTGGCTTCACCCTGCCCCCGCTGATGTTCTCGGTCGAAGAACTCGAGGCGCTGGTGCTCGGCTCGCGTTGGGTGGCGCGCCGCGCCGACGACCCGAGCCTGGGCTCGGCGGCCGCCAATGCCCTGGCCAAGATCGCCGCCGTGCTGCCGGGCGAACTGCGCCGCGAGGTCGAGGCCGCAACGCTGCTCGTGGGACCGCGCACCCAGCCGGTCGACCTGGTCGATGCCCGCCTGATCCGCGACGCCATCCGCCAGGAACACAAGCTGGCCATCACCTATGGCGAGACGGCCCGCACCATCTGGCCCTTCGCCATAGGCTTCTTCGACCATGTACGGATCGTGGTGGCCTGGTGCGAGTTGCGAAACGACTTCCGCCACTTCCGCACCGACCGCATCACCGCCATCAAGGCGGTGGACGAGCGCTATCCGCGCCGACGCGCCGCGCTGCTCAAGGAATGGCGCCAGACCCAGGGCATCCCGCCTGATAGCGGTCCGTGA
- a CDS encoding VOC family protein, which produces MSTLDYILLAVKDPRESAKVYDRILGVSPVENSETFVLYVLANGFKVGLWQATEMEPAPKPAGGSELSFSLADKASVTKTYDDWKTLGLKIEQTPTEMDFGFTFVASDADGHRLRPFAPNPR; this is translated from the coding sequence ATGTCCACCCTCGACTACATCCTTCTGGCGGTAAAGGACCCGCGCGAAAGCGCCAAGGTCTATGACCGCATCCTAGGCGTCTCGCCCGTGGAGAACTCGGAGACGTTCGTTCTCTATGTGCTGGCCAACGGCTTCAAGGTCGGCCTCTGGCAGGCAACTGAAATGGAACCCGCCCCCAAGCCAGCCGGCGGCAGCGAGCTCTCGTTCTCGCTGGCGGATAAGGCTTCTGTCACAAAGACTTACGATGACTGGAAGACTCTCGGCCTCAAGATCGAACAGACCCCGACCGAGATGGATTTCGGCTTCACCTTCGTCGCCAGCGATGCCGACGGGCACCGCCTGCGGCCCTTCGCGCCGAACCCGCGCTGA
- the accB gene encoding acetyl-CoA carboxylase biotin carboxyl carrier protein has protein sequence MTKASQVDQDLIRAIAELLNKENLAEIEIEQDDFRVRVTRSFAKEVVQVAAPAYAQAPAAAPAPQAAVPAGSVPAASAAAVVEDLASNPGTLTSPMVGTAYRAPEPSAAPFVEVGARVTEGQTVVIIEAMKTMNQIPAHRSGTVTRILVEDAQPVEYGQPLIVIE, from the coding sequence ATGACCAAGGCATCCCAGGTGGACCAGGATCTGATCCGCGCCATTGCCGAACTGCTCAACAAGGAAAATCTCGCCGAGATCGAGATCGAGCAGGACGATTTCCGCGTCCGCGTGACGCGCTCCTTCGCCAAGGAAGTGGTGCAGGTCGCCGCGCCCGCCTACGCCCAGGCCCCCGCCGCCGCTCCGGCGCCGCAGGCAGCCGTGCCCGCAGGCTCGGTCCCCGCAGCCTCGGCAGCCGCCGTGGTCGAGGACCTCGCCTCCAACCCGGGCACCCTCACCTCCCCGATGGTCGGCACCGCCTACCGTGCCCCCGAGCCCAGCGCAGCACCCTTCGTGGAAGTCGGCGCGCGCGTGACCGAGGGCCAGACGGTGGTCATCATCGAAGCGATGAAGACCATGAACCAGATCCCGGCGCACCGCTCCGGCACCGTGACGCGCATCTTGGTCGAAGACGCCCAGCCTGTCGAATATGGCCAGCCGCTGATCGTTATCGAATAA
- the aroQ gene encoding type II 3-dehydroquinate dehydratase: protein MAKRILVLNGPNLNLLGTREPGTYGSQTLADIEKLCKEDANSLGLKLDFRQSNHEGELVSWIQDARKTADGIVINPAAYSHTSVAIHDALRAVGLPTIEVHLTNIHTREPFRHHSYVSSVALGVICGLGAAGYRYALAALAEKLSD from the coding sequence ATGGCCAAACGCATACTCGTCCTCAACGGGCCGAACCTTAATCTCCTGGGCACCCGTGAGCCGGGCACCTATGGTTCGCAGACCCTCGCCGATATCGAAAAGCTCTGCAAGGAAGACGCCAATTCCCTGGGGCTGAAGCTGGATTTCCGCCAGTCAAACCACGAGGGCGAACTGGTCAGCTGGATTCAGGACGCCCGCAAGACGGCCGACGGCATCGTCATCAATCCTGCCGCCTACTCGCACACCTCGGTGGCGATCCACGATGCGCTGCGCGCCGTGGGCCTGCCCACCATCGAGGTTCACTTAACCAACATCCACACGCGTGAGCCTTTTCGCCATCATTCGTACGTATCGTCTGTGGCATTAGGGGTCATCTGCGGTCTGGGTGCTGCCGGCTACCGGTATGCGCTCGCCGCGCTGGCCGAAAAGCTTTCAGATTAG
- a CDS encoding penicillin-binding protein 1A yields the protein MLRLLGWMFGFAVFCAFGLIVVGVVYLQNLTNDLPDYTILKDYQPPVTTRVHAADGTLLAEYARERRLFQPIETIPPLVIQAFISAEDKDFYYHNGIALDGIIRAMRDNIMAKVDGAGGPLVGASTITQQVAKNFLLTTEQTWDRKIKEAILAVRIESTFSKDKILELYLNEIFLGLNSYGVAAAALNYFDKALYDLKLSEVAYLAALPKGPNNYHPFRRPKQAIERRNWVLDRMAENGYITAAEAAEAKKDPLDVVPRASGSQVYSAEYFTEEVRRQLASMYGEEQLYGGGLSVRTTLVPKLQEYARKSLMDGLVGFDHLKGFRGPVASIDLEGDWGADVYKITPLRDVPEWQLAVVLELGDNQASIGLRPGTNIDGGMLPDRVTGELAGPDTKWISKKLSSILKVGDVVYVSPVEGKPGSYKIEQVPEIEGALVAMDPRTGRVLAMVGGFSFAESEFNRATQALRQPGSSFKPIVYSAALDNGYTPSSVVLDAPVEVVNGDGTIWRPENYAQRFYGPQTLRRGIENSRNVMTVRLAKDIGMPLIAEYARRFGVYDNLTPVLAMALGAGETTDLRMTAAYATIANGGRKIVPSLIDRIQDRYGKTVYRHDQRICEGCVATSWAGQAEPQITDNREQVIDPMTAYQITSMMEGVVQRGTGTYAKRLNRPVAGKTGTTNDYKDAWFVGFTPELAVGVYMGYDRPRSMGGASTGGEVATPIFTSFMDKALKGTPPTPFNEPPGMHEVWIDEATGVQSGGGGVLEAFKPGTGPNLQTSVIGLGMDYSQQVTGEAQPGAFDPNQPVAQGGGMF from the coding sequence ATGCTCCGCTTGCTCGGCTGGATGTTCGGTTTTGCGGTCTTTTGCGCGTTCGGCCTGATCGTGGTCGGCGTCGTCTATCTGCAGAACCTGACCAACGATCTCCCCGACTACACGATCCTGAAGGATTACCAGCCGCCCGTGACGACGCGCGTCCACGCCGCCGATGGCACGCTGCTGGCCGAATATGCCCGGGAGCGGCGCCTGTTCCAGCCGATCGAGACGATCCCGCCGCTGGTGATCCAGGCTTTCATTTCGGCCGAGGACAAGGACTTCTACTACCACAACGGCATCGCGCTCGATGGTATCATCCGCGCCATGCGCGACAACATCATGGCCAAGGTGGATGGCGCTGGCGGCCCGCTGGTGGGGGCTTCGACCATCACCCAGCAGGTGGCGAAGAACTTCCTGCTCACCACCGAGCAGACCTGGGACCGCAAGATCAAGGAAGCCATTCTGGCGGTCCGGATCGAATCCACCTTCTCCAAGGACAAGATCCTCGAGCTCTACCTGAACGAGATCTTCCTCGGGCTGAACTCCTATGGCGTGGCAGCCGCCGCGCTCAACTATTTCGACAAGGCGCTCTACGACCTCAAGCTCTCCGAAGTCGCCTACCTTGCCGCGCTGCCGAAGGGGCCAAACAATTACCATCCGTTCCGTCGGCCCAAGCAGGCCATCGAGCGCCGCAACTGGGTGCTCGATCGCATGGCCGAGAACGGCTACATCACCGCCGCCGAAGCGGCCGAGGCCAAGAAGGACCCGCTCGACGTGGTGCCGCGCGCCTCGGGCAGCCAGGTCTATTCGGCCGAGTACTTCACCGAGGAAGTGCGCCGTCAGCTTGCCTCCATGTATGGCGAGGAACAGCTCTATGGCGGCGGGCTTTCGGTGCGCACCACACTGGTGCCCAAGCTCCAGGAATATGCCCGCAAGTCGCTGATGGACGGGCTCGTCGGCTTCGACCATCTCAAGGGCTTCCGCGGCCCGGTGGCCAGCATCGACCTCGAGGGCGACTGGGGCGCCGATGTCTACAAGATCACCCCGCTGCGCGATGTGCCCGAATGGCAGCTCGCCGTGGTGCTGGAACTGGGCGACAACCAGGCCAGCATCGGCCTGCGGCCGGGCACCAATATCGATGGCGGCATGCTGCCGGACCGGGTGACCGGGGAGTTGGCTGGGCCCGATACCAAGTGGATCAGCAAGAAGCTCTCGAGCATCCTCAAGGTCGGCGACGTCGTCTACGTCTCCCCGGTCGAAGGCAAGCCGGGCAGCTACAAGATCGAGCAGGTGCCCGAAATCGAGGGCGCTCTGGTGGCGATGGATCCACGCACCGGCCGCGTGCTGGCCATGGTGGGCGGCTTCTCCTTTGCCGAGTCCGAGTTCAACCGCGCCACCCAGGCGCTGCGCCAGCCGGGTTCTTCGTTCAAGCCCATCGTCTATTCGGCCGCGCTCGACAACGGCTATACGCCGTCCTCCGTGGTGCTCGACGCGCCGGTGGAGGTGGTCAATGGCGACGGCACGATCTGGCGCCCGGAAAACTACGCGCAGCGCTTCTACGGTCCGCAGACGCTGCGGCGCGGTATCGAGAACAGCCGCAACGTGATGACGGTGCGGCTGGCCAAGGATATCGGCATGCCGCTCATTGCCGAGTACGCGCGCCGGTTCGGGGTCTATGACAACCTGACGCCGGTCCTCGCCATGGCGCTGGGCGCCGGCGAAACCACCGACCTGCGCATGACCGCCGCCTACGCCACCATCGCCAATGGCGGGCGCAAGATCGTGCCCTCGCTCATCGACCGCATCCAGGATCGCTACGGCAAGACCGTCTATCGGCATGACCAGCGCATCTGCGAGGGCTGTGTCGCCACGAGCTGGGCAGGGCAGGCCGAGCCGCAGATCACCGACAACCGCGAGCAGGTCATCGATCCGATGACCGCCTACCAGATCACCTCGATGATGGAAGGCGTGGTGCAGCGCGGCACCGGCACCTATGCCAAGCGGCTCAACCGCCCGGTGGCCGGCAAGACCGGCACCACCAACGACTACAAGGACGCCTGGTTCGTCGGCTTCACGCCCGAGCTCGCCGTCGGCGTCTACATGGGCTACGACCGCCCGCGCTCGATGGGCGGTGCGTCCACGGGCGGCGAGGTGGCGACGCCGATCTTCACCTCGTTCATGGACAAGGCCCTCAAGGGTACGCCGCCGACGCCGTTCAACGAGCCTCCCGGCATGCACGAGGTCTGGATCGACGAGGCGACCGGCGTGCAGAGCGGGGGCGGGGGCGTACTCGAGGCCTTCAAGCCCGGCACGGGGCCGAACCTGCAGACGTCCGTTATCGGCCTGGGCATGGACTATAGCCAGCAGGTCACCGGCGAAGCCCAGCCGGGGGCGTTCGATCCGAACCAGCCGGTGGCGCAGGGCGGCGGGATGTTCTGA
- a CDS encoding pyridoxal phosphate-dependent aminotransferase: protein MTTAPDIGLKPFHAMEMVTLAQEIEAKGRTVCHLEVGEPAAPPAPRVLEAVRAALPQPQRYTASKGLIELREALVHYYESQHGVSADPQSIMVTMGSSAGFILAFHAAFRPGAKIAVTRPGYPAYLNTLDGLGFRAVEIPVSASSGWRLTAADIEAAHAAEPFEGLLFASPANPTGAAVDRAGLAEIVAACARLGVRFISDEIYHGLDYRGPSVSALELTRDAIVINSFSKYYCMTGWRVGWMVLPDDLVRRAEMLQQNFFISAPTLSQVAATVALGERDYSEEQKARYAANRHLLNDGLASLGLGTGQVAEGAFYAYADVGRFTNDSLAFSKELLNVAAVAATPGIDFDRVNGNRFVRFSYAGSRQTIEEALARMQMFLIGR from the coding sequence ATGACCACCGCACCTGATATCGGCCTCAAGCCCTTCCACGCCATGGAGATGGTGACCCTCGCCCAGGAGATCGAGGCCAAGGGGCGCACCGTGTGTCATCTCGAAGTGGGCGAACCCGCCGCGCCGCCGGCGCCCCGCGTGCTCGAGGCCGTGCGCGCCGCCTTGCCGCAGCCGCAACGCTATACGGCCTCCAAAGGATTGATCGAGTTGCGCGAAGCGCTGGTGCACTATTACGAGTCCCAGCATGGGGTTAGCGCTGATCCTCAATCCATCATGGTAACGATGGGCTCGTCGGCCGGCTTCATCCTGGCTTTCCATGCCGCCTTCCGTCCGGGGGCGAAGATCGCGGTGACGCGGCCGGGCTATCCGGCCTATCTCAATACGCTCGATGGCCTCGGCTTCCGCGCCGTCGAAATCCCGGTGAGCGCCTCTTCGGGCTGGCGCCTGACCGCCGCCGATATCGAAGCGGCGCATGCGGCCGAACCCTTCGAGGGACTGCTCTTTGCCAGCCCCGCAAACCCCACCGGCGCCGCGGTCGATCGGGCCGGGTTGGCAGAGATCGTTGCCGCCTGCGCCCGGCTGGGTGTGCGTTTCATTTCCGACGAGATCTATCACGGGCTCGATTATCGGGGCCCCTCGGTCAGCGCGCTCGAGCTGACGCGCGACGCCATCGTCATCAACAGCTTCTCCAAATACTATTGCATGACCGGCTGGCGCGTCGGCTGGATGGTGCTGCCGGACGATTTGGTGCGTCGCGCAGAAATGCTCCAGCAGAACTTCTTCATCTCGGCTCCCACCCTGAGCCAGGTGGCGGCTACGGTCGCCCTTGGCGAGCGCGACTATTCGGAAGAGCAGAAGGCGCGTTATGCCGCCAACCGGCATCTGCTCAACGATGGGCTGGCGAGCCTCGGGCTCGGCACGGGGCAGGTGGCCGAAGGGGCCTTCTATGCCTATGCCGACGTGGGGCGCTTCACCAACGATTCCCTGGCGTTCAGCAAGGAACTGCTCAACGTGGCGGCCGTGGCCGCCACGCCGGGCATCGACTTCGATCGCGTCAACGGCAACCGCTTCGTGCGTTTCTCCTATGCCGGCTCGCGCCAGACGATCGAAGAGGCATTGGCGCGGATGCAGATGTTCCTCATCGGGCGCTGA
- a CDS encoding DsbA family protein: MSRLTIALVALAGILAGGLAVSLYKQPQALDTAQVRSVVEDVLKERADAAPVPVETAAIDQDKLNPMIESYLLGNPRILQRVSEALDTQLRAEQRDKAKSLIAQMSDAIYNDPDHVVLGNPNGDVTLVEMFDYNCGYCRNALPDLATLLAEDPNLKVILKEFPILSKESVDAARVAVLVGKDKDVDYWTFHQALFTSRGKVTAETALDEAQKLGMSKVDLALKMGSEEVSTAIENTYRLAKALNITGTPTYIIGNELIPGAIGLDELRGRISNVRACGETVCTSG, encoded by the coding sequence ATGTCCCGCCTGACCATCGCTCTCGTTGCCCTAGCCGGCATTCTGGCAGGTGGACTGGCGGTGTCGCTTTACAAGCAACCCCAGGCGCTCGATACCGCCCAGGTGCGCTCGGTGGTCGAGGACGTGCTCAAGGAGCGCGCCGACGCCGCGCCGGTTCCGGTCGAGACGGCAGCGATCGACCAGGACAAGCTTAACCCGATGATCGAGAGCTACCTGCTCGGCAATCCGCGAATCCTCCAGCGCGTCTCGGAGGCATTGGACACCCAGCTCCGCGCCGAACAGCGCGACAAGGCCAAGAGCCTGATCGCCCAGATGAGCGACGCCATCTACAACGACCCGGACCACGTGGTCCTGGGCAACCCCAATGGCGACGTCACGCTGGTCGAGATGTTCGACTACAATTGCGGCTACTGCCGCAACGCCCTGCCCGACCTGGCGACGCTCCTGGCGGAAGATCCCAACCTCAAGGTGATCCTCAAGGAATTCCCCATCCTCTCCAAGGAATCGGTGGATGCGGCGCGCGTGGCGGTGCTGGTGGGCAAGGACAAGGACGTGGACTACTGGACTTTCCACCAGGCCCTCTTCACCTCGCGCGGCAAGGTGACCGCCGAAACGGCGCTCGACGAGGCGCAGAAGCTGGGCATGAGCAAGGTCGACCTCGCCCTCAAAATGGGCAGCGAGGAAGTGAGCACGGCCATCGAGAATACCTATCGGCTGGCCAAGGCGCTCAACATCACCGGCACCCCGACCTACATCATCGGCAACGAGCTGATCCCGGGCGCCATCGGGCTGGACGAGCTGCGCGGACGCATCTCCAACGTGCGCGCGTGCGGTGAGACGGTGTGCACGAGCGGCTGA
- a CDS encoding N-acetylmuramoyl-L-alanine amidase, whose protein sequence is MFKSAVIAAVALLITAISAVAQELPANPLPEVLDARVSTTPQRARLVLDLAGPTQFAIVSLDNPNRIAIDVKASGLEFTELTPVAGEGLVSAYNVEMAESGRARTTLTLAATAQVQQAYILDPFADQPARLVVDIIPMDPAGFAGKVAADLAASTVKQQAAMADTPTQPGGSNIEAKTRPLVVIDPGHGGVDSGARGPGGVMEKDIVLAFALKLQDLLVQSGRFDVALTREDDSFLKLEDRVALARQNKADLFISIHADSFQQPEIRGLSVYTRDENATDALDRVLADQENKADIIAGLAPPQMATSVVDLLVDLMRREMRRQSYEAAQSIVHQVEPSVALRKFPVRQANFLVLQAPDVPSILVELGFLSNSSDIANLKQSGWQDRTAEAIARGISAFFDEMQQGNDQASAEK, encoded by the coding sequence TTGTTCAAATCCGCCGTTATCGCGGCTGTCGCGCTACTGATCACCGCCATTTCGGCCGTTGCGCAGGAACTCCCCGCCAACCCGCTTCCGGAGGTTCTGGACGCGCGCGTCTCCACGACGCCGCAGCGTGCCCGCCTGGTGCTGGATCTGGCCGGGCCGACCCAGTTCGCCATCGTCTCGCTCGACAATCCCAACCGCATCGCCATCGACGTCAAGGCGTCGGGCCTCGAGTTCACCGAGCTGACGCCGGTGGCCGGCGAGGGGCTGGTCTCGGCCTATAACGTGGAAATGGCCGAGTCCGGCCGGGCCCGCACGACGCTGACGCTGGCCGCCACCGCGCAGGTGCAGCAGGCCTATATCCTCGATCCCTTCGCCGACCAGCCGGCGCGACTGGTGGTCGACATCATTCCGATGGACCCGGCCGGATTTGCCGGCAAGGTCGCTGCGGACCTGGCCGCTTCCACGGTCAAGCAGCAGGCGGCGATGGCCGATACGCCGACCCAGCCGGGCGGCTCCAATATCGAGGCCAAGACGCGCCCGCTCGTGGTCATCGATCCGGGCCATGGCGGGGTCGACAGCGGTGCGCGCGGTCCGGGTGGGGTGATGGAAAAGGACATCGTCCTCGCCTTCGCCCTGAAACTGCAGGACCTTCTGGTGCAATCGGGGCGGTTCGACGTGGCGCTGACGCGCGAGGACGACAGTTTCCTCAAGCTCGAGGACCGGGTGGCCCTGGCGCGCCAGAACAAGGCCGATCTTTTCATCTCCATCCATGCCGACAGCTTCCAGCAGCCCGAGATCCGGGGCCTGAGCGTCTATACGCGCGACGAGAACGCCACCGATGCGCTCGATCGCGTGCTGGCCGACCAGGAGAACAAGGCCGATATCATCGCGGGCCTGGCGCCGCCGCAGATGGCGACATCGGTCGTCGACCTGCTCGTGGACCTCATGCGCCGCGAGATGCGACGGCAGTCCTACGAGGCGGCGCAGTCGATCGTCCACCAGGTGGAACCCAGCGTGGCGCTGCGCAAGTTCCCGGTGCGGCAGGCGAACTTCCTCGTGCTCCAGGCGCCGGACGTGCCCTCGATCCTGGTCGAGCTGGGCTTCCTCTCCAATTCGAGCGATATCGCCAACCTCAAGCAGTCCGGCTGGCAGGACCGCACCGCCGAGGCCATCGCCCGCGGCATTTCGGCGTTCTTCGACGAGATGCAGCAGGGCAACGACCAGGCGAGCGCGGAAAAGTGA